The DNA segment ATATTACCTCTGAAATTTgacaaagaaaaacaaaataatttgcttttaaatcttttattatttaatttcttttagttGCTTATTCATAGTAATAAAACTGCCTTTTTATGGTTAACTTGCAGTTCAATTTCATATCGTTCTATACAGCAAATAAATATGGttgactttttcttttcttatttgtgTATTTCTAGTACTTATGATTCACTGTTTTCAAAACAAACTGCAGAATGACTGGAATGTTGTGAAACGGGGGTGGGATGCTCAAGTTCTTGGTGAAGCCCCTTATAAGTTTACAAATGCTCTTGAAGCTGTCAAGAAGCTGAGGGCAGAACCAAAGGCCAATGACCAGTATCTGCCTccttttgttattgttgatgagaGCGGGAAACCTGTTGGTCCGATTGTCGATGGTGATGCTGTAGTTACATTCAATTTCCGAGCTGATCGTATGGTCATGATTGCCAAGTCTCttgaatatgaaaattttgacaAATTTGATAGAGTTCGTGTTCCAAAAATCCGGTATGCTGGAATGCTTGAATATGATGGTGAATTGAAACTTCCAAGTCATTACCTTGTTTCTCCACCAGAGATTGACAGGACTTCTGGTGAATATTTAGTGAAGAATGGTATTCGGACTTTTGCTTGCAGGTAAATTGTCTCTGTTCAAATCATTAATAGGgtttttttgtaatattgtaATTTATGGAAATCCATAATATTTCTACCTgcttattttgttcttgatgGTGAATGATGGAACTGTGTAACTGTAACACATGAGAAGTCACTGTGTTCATGTTGTTTACCTAGGGAACAAATGTTCCTCATTTGAGAGTCCTTTATTTCCATTGTGACATTATGTTTACCTTGTGTGCTCTTCATTGTCTAGTACTATGTCTAGTACTTACCTtatgtgtgaattttttttgtcaacAGTGAGACTGTTAAATTTGGTCACGTCACATTTTTCTGGAATGGAAACCGGTCTGGATATTTTAATGCAGAATTGGAGAAATATGTGGAAATTCCTAGCGACTCTGGGATTACATTCAATGAAAAACCAAACATGAAAGCATTGCAAATTGCTGAAAAGGCTAGGGATGCTATTCTTAGCAGGAATTTTGATCAGGTAATTAAATGGTTTATCAGGTGATTTTTGGGAATCATGGTCTGTTAtttactcttttattttatCTGTCGTGTAGGTACGTGTCAACCTACCAAATGGTGACATGGTGGGTCATACAGGTGACATTGAGGCAACAGTTGTGGCTTGCAAGGCTGCTGATGAGGCTGTGAAGGTACGAAGCTTAATTTTCACATTTGTTGGAGCATTTGTGTAACTAGAACTTTGTTGTAATCTTTTTAAACTATAGCTGACATTTTGGGAATTCCTTATTTCACTAAAACAAAGTTTTATTGTATTGATTAATGTATATTTACATGTGTAAATGTACAGATGATTCTTGATGCAATAGAGCAAGTGGGTGGAATCTATGTTGTCACAGCTGACCATGGAAATGCAGAGGATATGGTGAAGAGGGATAAATCTGGAAAACCACTTCTAAAGGATGGAAAAGTCCAGATTCTTACTTCCCATACTCTTGAGCCCGTAAGTTTTACAAATTTTGTCAGTCACTGATTACAAGTTCACATGAATTACAATATTCTCTACTGTCAACTTTCAAAGAGCTTTGGATAACTTGTAGGATCTCCACAAATACAATTATAAACCGAAATGAAACTCTAATTCTGATTAGAAAATGAGGCCAAAAATACAAAAGGAACTGAATCTGACTTTTGTTACGACATTGTCATAATTTTGGTTCTAAATCTCATTTTTGGTTCTAATTTTGGTTAAGGTGCCAATTGCTATTGGAGGTCCTGGATTGAGCTCGGGTGTCAGATTCCGCAATGATGTTCCATCAGGTGGGTTGGCCAACGTTGCTGCAACTGTGAtcaatcttcatggatttgaGGCTCCCAGCGACTATGAGCAGACTCTCATAGAAGTAGTTGATAAATAGGAACCAATACAAGAGTTATAATATTTTGCAAAAATACAGGGAATGCTGTAGATTATACAGCTCAAATAATTCAAGGTTTCATCCCTCCACATACATCATATGTGAGGTGGTTTTGTTCTTTAAGAGTTTCCCATTTCAGTCTGCAGATGACAGTACACTAATTAATGCCATTTTGACACTTTATTGTGCCGAATTATATTTGAATCAGGAATTTTTCTTGTTCATCTCTGtgtaatgtttttaattaacaTTATGATCAAATATAGCTACTCTAAACAGTaatattaaactttttatttgATCAAGTCATAGGAGCCATCTGCACACTTTGAAAAACATTCACAAATATACCCCTCTTCACAAAAAAGTACCATTAGGAAGTAAGGATCATTATAGAAGATTGACCATTATAATCTTCATGACTGAATTACGTGAAAATTACAGGCGAAAGTTGTATCAGGGGTTGATCAACAGCGGAATGAGCTATTCGTTTTAGTCTGAATAATGAGTAATCAAACTTtaagttaatttaattataaatttagctACAGTCCGAATAAGATTTTGAAGGCTGTAATTTGAGTTTGAGAGAATTTTTATGCACACAAGATAGAAGGGAACCCAATACCATTAATTTTATTCAGAGCATTCACATTAGGAATATGTTGAACCACATAATTTATGGTCTTTAATGTTCATAAAACTTCCACAAGATTCTTACTTTATACACTAACCTAACACTTGTGTCTTAGAATAAGGAAAAGGATTTATTCCAGCTAATGTTGACATAGTATATATAGTCTTCATCCAGAAGCTTCAATTAAAACTTTAAAGTTAAACAATTATCTTTTCATTCACTcatcaaataataaatatttgaattaatttaaaatttagattattaaattttaagtatGATGACCCTCTAAGACCTCGTGTTAATGATCTTAAACCCTCTATACCACTGCATTGAGTATTAAATAATCATCACTTTTATTAATacattatttaaagaaattagttaaatatattacttttattttacattacATAATAGAGTGAatgtattaataaatattaataacaaaatatatttaatatattatgaaaaatattacttGACTTATAGACtgagaagataaaaaaaataaattcttattaTTGTTATGAACATTCTAACATCTAATAAATTATAGGTTTTTTAAATCGCAATGTTAAAAAGTAAACTActattaaaaagattaaaaaaaaacactgttaatagtatattaaaaaattatatataatatgctATTGATTTATTTAAGATAGAAATACACCATTTAATTGAATTATGCATCTAAGATAACCtaattatctttatttatttatttttactttaattttcttcatattttctatttaatgCAAAAGCTAATAATGGTTAATGATGAGAAGAAATCTAAAAtcaacaaaagaaactataaggATTAAAGTCAAAAGGAATTAAATTGCATAAACTTAAAACAtacttaagtaaaaaaaaaacatactacCAAAGTAAAAAtctcaattttcaaattatatattttgacttaTGCTACATTGGTAGATAAGAGAAAACAAACTTGTATGGTTGTCATGTGACATTAACCTAAGCTATAATAAATCCTATTTGATTCAATAGTTATACAAATAGAAGCAGGATGAGGGGAAACAAACCCATACCATCTTATCAAGTAACAACAAGCAGGGAGAAAGAGGGGTGAACTTGCTCAAGGCTCAAGAGATTTGTTGAGGTTGATTGCTATTTTGGGATGAGAGGAAAGAGACAGTGAGGGTTCTTGAATTTTCTTTGGTGGAGGAAAATGGTACAATGAGGGGTTACAAATGGAGGAAGAACATGGTGAGGAAGATACAATATTGCAGGAAAACGTTTCTGACAACAAACAGTGGTCGGCAGTGACAAATGGTACTAGAGAGGAAGAAAGTTATGTTATGGTGTAGAGATCAAGTCAATCTAGTGGTGCACCATAAACCACCTAATAAGATGGTGCACCATAGCCATTGTCCCAAAGCATTCAATTTTCCATTAATTGCAGGATCTCAGATCaaagaaaagtataaaaaaatataaactaggGAATAGAAGATCATACCTAGGACTCATAGGGCCTATGTTTCTACTCGTtctaagaaaacaaaaaaaaaaaaaaaaatgaaaaacagatTTATAGAGAGATTTACACCAATGACATGGATGAGGTAAAAAAAACTCCATAAAATATGCCCCTTTTCCATCCCACATCGTTCTCCTATGAATTCCAGGACAAACTTAATACAAGTAGTATGTCTCATCTGCCTCAATTTTCAGCAGTGATTGTACTATACAGAAAATATAAGAGAGCCTAAGAAAAGCATACATATCAAGTTTTCCTGAACACTTTTGGTTACCTCTGCATAAACTATGAAATCCACAATGCAGAGTCCTAGATCATAGTTTCACAAACTATTGTTACAATGCTGTGAGGCAGCTTGTATTTCTGAAATCCAAAGCTGAAATAGTTCCATTCCATCATCAAAAGGGAAAACCCAAGCATGGGGTTCTTTGGCCCATGAAGCCTGAAGAAACATGGAAAGTCATCAGTTAGACCATACATGAAGAAGACCATGTCTGTTACCAGTATAGATCTCATTTCGATCTTCATCGTAAAAGAGGGCAGTGATGTCCTCCAAAGCCTCTGTAACTGAATTCCTCATTAGGCAGGGATAAAGACTTTCCCTGCAGCTACAACCGTTGCGGCTGCACTCATCCGCCCTGGCACAACTAATTGTTGTATTAATTTTGGCGACACATTTCCCAGTCAAGATGTTGCTGACATGAATTGAGCCAGCTGTGCCAAAGAGCAAATTATAAAGATATAAGaccacttaaacaaattaaaagctGCTTATGATTACTCCATTTAGAAATCAAAGGAAAACTAAACTCAAACATGATTACCATTGCCTTCCATCCATTGATCATCAGAATCTGCCTTGCAGTAAGAGATAATGAGATCCTGATCACTTGTTATGTATATGTTGTTGGTATTGCAATCTGGATGCCACAATTGGTGATCCTCAAATGAAGTGACAAGCTCCCCTCGGAAATTCCAAACAGAAACTGTTCGGTTTCTGAAAGTAAGGAACAACTGATTCTCATACAGAAAGATAAATGCTGATGGAGTCATGAACTCTGTTCTGCTTACCTCCATCAGCTCGGCATTTCGAACCTACGAAAATCACACAACCAGAcgtgaaaataattatataggAAAACACAGACATGAAAGAAAGGGATCTGcttaatttaaatgagttttacatgaaataaattttatagaTTTAATCTACTAAATGAGAACTCTCAACATTAAACGTTAGTTTATTGAAATTCAAAAGTACATAGAAAGATATTACAGTTAGAGAAGATTTATTCAAGGAGTAAGTGGATCCCTTTTCAGAcacaaatattaaaagaaaagggaaaaatgaaGCTCACATCAAGAATCTGAAGGTTCTCATTTTCTTGCTTGACTAGAAGCTTTTCATTAAATTGCTCTATGAAGTCCACCTTCTTATTCCGATGAAGCAGATGGTTGAATACTTTGAGAACTGTGCCATCCTCAATGGATATAATCTTGAGGGGAATATGACCACTggttctattgaaaattaaTAACATGATGCCAGGACTGTAACAAAATAACAAGTAATAAGTACAGGAAAAGTAACAAAAGAAGAAATCCACCGAAATAAAAAGATTAGGAATAGATcctacacaaaaaaaaaagagaaaaaatcaGGAGAGGAGTAAGAGATTCCTTTTAAAAAGACCATGTACTTTACACCAAGTAGATCTACTTAAAGATGAGAGAATTAATCTCTAATCAAATACACCGAAGTGTTAGAAAACTGTGTTTCTACAAAAGTCAGTAAAGCTAGTAAATGAGAAAAAGGTTCAAGGACTTCAGGACCACCTGGCATTCTcctaaaatgacaaaaataaagTATTCAACAAAGAAATAGGTATAAAAGGATTCTAAGCTAGCATCAAACACATATTAAGAGATCCTTGTTTAGCCTTCAAACTTGTTCCATGTCATTGGTATTTCATGTGCACCATAGTCCAAATAAAGGACTTAAACCTTGGAGGGGGCAATGGACTTACAAACAGGTTTATCAATGTGATACTATGTATATTCAAGGAGCTAGTAATTGAAAACACAGATTCGCATATAAACCACCTAAGATGGTTAAGGGACCAAATCCCTTTTATCCAGACCAAACAACACGAGAACAAAGTCAAGGAGACCCAAGATTGTCACCGATTccaaacaaaaatagaaatattataaGGACTGGAGTCTTGAACACTAAAAATGTGCATAGGAAAATTGTGTAAAGGGGGTAGCTGATAAGTTGTGCGAAAGCCAAAGTAAGAGATGAATACCCAATTGTCCTCCAAGAATGCAATGACTAAAATGTAGTATAAGTGTAAAAGCATGTGGAATAAATCTTTCAAaatcttttatattattatcaacTCCTGATATTGATGAGCTAATCCATAATCCAGGTACATAGAAGGAGACAAAAGAAGCCAAAAGATGGCCACATCAGTAAGGTTTGGTgtatgagagaaaaaaaagggaCAAGAATAGAAGTATGCTGAGAGAATGGAGGAGGCAGTTCTGAAGGGAGTTTGGTCTCTTAATCAAGCAGTCTGGAAACTTAGTAGTGATGTCATCAGGACATGAGAAGTCAACCTGGTGGATTGGGTAAGCTTCTAGTTGATAGGCACATAATAGCAACTGGGTCATGGCCCAAGAGCAAATGTTTGGGAGAAAAGACACAAGACAGATCTAAGCACTTGGCAACAATGGTCAATGTGCGCAAACAGAGCATGCCAGCATGTCTAGTGTGGCTGGCACTCAGCATCTCTAGTGATGGAAATATAAGAAATGCTGAGTTCAAGAAGTTAACCAAGGATGAAATTCAGAAAAGGTACGGAGGAGATTATGTCTCTGTTATGATGAAAAATAAGAGATTCGTCTTTGTTGTGatgaaaataatttcttttacaaAAAATACCAAAGAATTACACATGTTGATCTTTTGAAAGGACAAATAGGACATAATTTAGGA comes from the Phaseolus vulgaris cultivar G19833 chromosome 8, P. vulgaris v2.0, whole genome shotgun sequence genome and includes:
- the LOC137823628 gene encoding 2,3-bisphosphoglycerate-independent phosphoglycerate mutase, with amino-acid sequence MGSSGVSWKLADHPKLPKGKTVAVVVLDGWGEAKPNEYNCIATAETPCMDSLKKGAPELWRLVRAHGTAVGLPTEDDMGNSEVGHNALGAGRIFAQGAKLVDIALATGKFFEGEGFNYIKESFANGTLHLIGLLSDGGVHSRLDQLQLLLKGVGERGVKRVRVHILTDGRDVLDGSSVEFVETLENDLAKLQEKGIDAKIASGGGRMNVSMDRYENDWNVVKRGWDAQVLGEAPYKFTNALEAVKKLRAEPKANDQYLPPFVIVDESGKPVGPIVDGDAVVTFNFRADRMVMIAKSLEYENFDKFDRVRVPKIRYAGMLEYDGELKLPSHYLVSPPEIDRTSGEYLVKNGIRTFACSETVKFGHVTFFWNGNRSGYFNAELEKYVEIPSDSGITFNEKPNMKALQIAEKARDAILSRNFDQVRVNLPNGDMVGHTGDIEATVVACKAADEAVKMILDAIEQVGGIYVVTADHGNAEDMVKRDKSGKPLLKDGKVQILTSHTLEPVPIAIGGPGLSSGVRFRNDVPSGGLANVAATVINLHGFEAPSDYEQTLIEVVDK